GCAGCCGGCGGCGGAGCCATCTCCACCTCCTCGACATCCAGCGCCTGCACTATGGCCAGGGCGCCGGCCCGCTCCATGGTCGCACGATACTTCTCGGCACCGGCGGCATCCAGCCCGCTCTTGATCACGATGCGCCGCCCGGAGAACAGCAGGGCGATGCGCTGGGCATCGGCCTGGAACAGCCGCGCCAGGTTCGCCTTCACCTGCTCCAGCGGCGCACCCGGCACCACCTGCCCGGCGAAAGCGATCTCGTAGAGGCTCATGGTCACACTCCTGTCCAATTCGGCCCCCAGTATGGCGCAGTTTTTTTCCGCAAACAGCTGCTGGCACCCAAGCAGGCGCTTGTTACACTGGCCCGGTCCTCGGAGAGATATGATGTTTTCTCAGGTGCGAACCACCATCACCTGCCTGTTCCTGCTGCTGGCACTACCCGGTTGCTCCAGCTGGTTCGGCGATGCCTTCATCGAGCCGGACGTGCGCCTGGTCAAGGTCGACGTGATCAAGGCCAAGCTGCTCGAACAGCAGTTCTCCCTGCGTTTTCGCATCGACAACCCCAACGCCGCCGAGCTGCCCATACGCCGTCTGAGCTACGCCGTGCAGCTCAACGGCACGCCCCTGGCCGAGGGTGAATCGAGCCAGTGGTTCAACGTGCCGGCCCGCGGCCACCACGAGTTCGAGGTGCCGGTGCGCACCAACCTGTGGCGCCACCTGAAGGGCATCGTCAAGGCCCTGGAAGATCCCGAGCGGCCCATCCGCTACAGCCTGCGCGGCGAGGTTAAGACCGGCCTGCTGTTCGGCCGCAGCGTGCATCTGCAGCGCAATGGCGAGATAATTCCCGGCGATCACATTCCGGAGTGAGCCTCATGACTCAGCAACCCCACGTCCACGGCCCCGACTGCAACCACGACCACGATCACCATCACCATCACCATCACGATGACGGTCACGTGCACGGCCCGCACTGCAACCATCACCACCAGGAGCCGGTGCGCAACCCGCTGAAGGAAGTCGGCCGCAACGACCCCTGCCCCTGCGGCAGCCAGAAGAAGTTCAAGAAGTGCCACGGCGCCTGACCTGAACGCCTCCGCCGGCAGGGCCCAGCCCCTGCCGCGCCCCTACTCCCCGGCGCATTCGCCCTCTACAATCCGCACCCATCATCCGTCTCCCTGCGCCAGGAGCCAGTCATGGGTTCGCGCTTTCTCCGCCTCACCGCCCTAGCCACCCTCGGCAGCACCCTGCTGCTCGGCGGCTGCCAGTCCTTCCTCGACAGCCGCTATGCCAGCAGCGTGCACCCGGACCAGGGCATCGTCCGCGTCCAGGGCCTGGCGCAGAGCGTGGTGGTGCGGCGCAACCCGCTGGGCATGCCGCTGATCGAGACCACCACCTTCCACGACGCCCTGTTCACACTGGGCTACGTGCACGCCGCCGACCGCCTCAGCCAGATGGTTGGCATGCGCCTGCTGGCCGAGGGCCGCCTGGCCGAGATGAATGGCCCCGGCGTGCTGGAAATCGACCGTTTCATGCGTACGGTCAACCTGCGTACGCAGGCCGAGGTGCTATACAAGAACGCCTCGCCGCGCATCAAGAAGTTCTTCGAGGTCTACGCCCGCGGCGTCAATGCCTACCTGTTCCGCTACCGGGACAAGCTGCCGATGGACCTGGCCGAGAGCGGCTACCGCCCGGCCTACTGGAAACCGGAAGACTCGGTGCTGCTGTTCTGCCTGCTCAACTTCGGCCTGTCGGTCAACCTGCAGGAGGAGATCGCCGCCCTCAAGCTGGCCGACAAGGTCGGCGCCGACAAGCTGGCCTGGCTGCTGCCGAGCTACCCGGATGAGCCGCTGCCCTTCGAGGAAGCCGAGAAGCTGCGCGGCCTGAGCCTGAGTGGCCAGATTCCCGGGCTGGCCGCGGTGAACGACGCCGCCGGCCAGGTCGCCGCGCTGAACATGCTCGGCGTCGCCGCTTCCAACAACTGGGCCATCGCCCCGCAGAACAGCCGCAGTGGCAAGAGCCTGCTGGCCAACGACACCCACCTGCCGCTGTCCATGCCCTCGGTGTGGAACTTCGTGCAGATCCGCTCGCCGAAATTCCAGGCCGCTGGCGTGTCCATCGCCGGGGTGCCGGCGGTGGTCGCCGGCTTCAACGGCAAGCTGGCCTGGGGCATGACCATGGTCATGGGCGACAACCAGGACCTGTTCCTGGAGAAGCTCAAGCGCGAGGGCGGCCGCCTCTACTACCAGGCCGACGGCAAGTGGCAGCCGGCCCGCGAGCGCCAGGAGACCTTCTTCATCAAGGGCCAGCGGCCGATCCGCGAAACCATCTGGGAAACCCGCCACGGCCCGCTGCTGAACTCCGCCCTCGGCGAGCGCAAGTCGCCCCTGCAGCCGCTGCCCTTCACCAGCGGCTACGGCCTGGCCCTGCGCAGCATCCAGGCCGAGGCGGACCGCTCGATCGACGCCTTCTTCGACCTGTCCCGCGCGCAGTCGGTGGAACAGGCCTTCGAGGCCACCCGCGAAGTGCGCGCCATGGCGCTGAACATCGTGTTCGCCGATGCCCAGCACATCGGCTGGCAGGTCACCGGCCGCTACCCCAACCGCAAGCAGGGCACCGGCCTGGTGCCCTCGCCAGGCTGGGACGGCGCCTATGACTGGGACGGCTACGCCGACCCCATGCTGCACCCCTATGACCAGGCCCCCATGCAGGGCTGGCTGGGCACCGCCAACCACCGCACGGTGCCACGCGGCTATGGCATGCAGCTGTCCAACTCCTGGTTCTACCCCGAGCGTGCCGAGCGCATCGCGCAACTGGCAGGGAGCGGCAAGCACGACCAGAAGAGCATGATCGCCATGCAGTACGACCAGACCACGCCCTTCGCCGGCAAACTGCAGACGATGTTCGATGCCCCCAGCATGGCCGCGTCGCTGAAGCAGGCCATTGCCGCCCTGCCCGCCCCGCAGCGCGCCAAGGCAGAGGAGGCGTACAAGCGCCTGATGGCCTTCGACGGGCGCATGACCGCCACCTCGGCCGATGCCGCGCTGTACAGCGCCTTCCTGCAGGAGAGTGCCAAGGCCACCTTCCTCGACGAACTGGGCCCGCAGACCAGCCCGGCCTGGCAGGC
This DNA window, taken from Pseudomonas alcaligenes, encodes the following:
- a CDS encoding LEA type 2 family protein, whose translation is MFSQVRTTITCLFLLLALPGCSSWFGDAFIEPDVRLVKVDVIKAKLLEQQFSLRFRIDNPNAAELPIRRLSYAVQLNGTPLAEGESSQWFNVPARGHHEFEVPVRTNLWRHLKGIVKALEDPERPIRYSLRGEVKTGLLFGRSVHLQRNGEIIPGDHIPE
- a CDS encoding SEC-C metal-binding domain-containing protein, with amino-acid sequence MTQQPHVHGPDCNHDHDHHHHHHHDDGHVHGPHCNHHHQEPVRNPLKEVGRNDPCPCGSQKKFKKCHGA
- a CDS encoding penicillin acylase family protein, with amino-acid sequence MGSRFLRLTALATLGSTLLLGGCQSFLDSRYASSVHPDQGIVRVQGLAQSVVVRRNPLGMPLIETTTFHDALFTLGYVHAADRLSQMVGMRLLAEGRLAEMNGPGVLEIDRFMRTVNLRTQAEVLYKNASPRIKKFFEVYARGVNAYLFRYRDKLPMDLAESGYRPAYWKPEDSVLLFCLLNFGLSVNLQEEIAALKLADKVGADKLAWLLPSYPDEPLPFEEAEKLRGLSLSGQIPGLAAVNDAAGQVAALNMLGVAASNNWAIAPQNSRSGKSLLANDTHLPLSMPSVWNFVQIRSPKFQAAGVSIAGVPAVVAGFNGKLAWGMTMVMGDNQDLFLEKLKREGGRLYYQADGKWQPARERQETFFIKGQRPIRETIWETRHGPLLNSALGERKSPLQPLPFTSGYGLALRSIQAEADRSIDAFFDLSRAQSVEQAFEATREVRAMALNIVFADAQHIGWQVTGRYPNRKQGTGLVPSPGWDGAYDWDGYADPMLHPYDQAPMQGWLGTANHRTVPRGYGMQLSNSWFYPERAERIAQLAGSGKHDQKSMIAMQYDQTTPFAGKLQTMFDAPSMAASLKQAIAALPAPQRAKAEEAYKRLMAFDGRMTATSADAALYSAFLQESAKATFLDELGPQTSPAWQALVDTANNSYSAQADHLLGRDDSPFWDDVETAQKEDKPAIMARSLANAVTFLEAELGANRSAWQWGKLHQYRWTSNASKMAPYLSASQRSGIQSIGNYLDRGPYPAGGDHGTLNVAAYEWGNDFDVWLIPAMRIVVDFGLPEPMIGVNSSGQSGNPASRHYADGIEAWLKGGYMSFPFQSGNIDRVYGSKRLLLTPGR